Genomic DNA from Polycladomyces subterraneus:
TTTCCTTCGGCTTTTCCGCCACCGATCACCAAACGGCCTTCCTGTTTTCCGATCTCAATATATTCCAGGATTTTCTTATAGGCGTTTTCGTCGATCACCGGACCCATATCGATGCCGAATTCACGCGCTTCGGCCACTTTGAGGTTTTTTACTCTCTCGGTTACTTTGGCCAACACTTCGTCGTAGACGTCTTGATGGACGATCGCTCGAGAGCAAGCCGAACATTTTTGACCGGAGAACCCAAAAGCCGAAGTGACAATCGCTTGCGCAGCCAGATCCAGGTCTGCCTCTTTGTCCACGATGATAGAGTCTTTTCCACCCATCTCCGCGATGACGCGCTTGATCCATTTTTGCCCTTTGGCCCGTTTGGCAGCCAGCTCGTTGATGCGCAGCCCCACGTCACGGGAACCGGTGAAGGAGATGAACCGTGCCAACGGATGTTTCACCAAGTACTCACCCACGACCGGTCCGGATCCGGGCACGAAGTTGACAACGCCCGCCGGCAGACCGGCTTCCTCGAGGATTTCCATGAACTTGGCAGCGATCACCGTCGTCGGACCGGCTGGTTTCAGCACCACTGTGTTACCCGCGACAATCGCGGAGGAGGTCATGCCGACCATGATAGCCAACGGGAAGTTCCACGGCGGGATAATGATCCCCACTCCCAGCGGAATGTAGGTGAGTTCGTTGTCCTCTCCCGGAACGCGGGTAAGCGGTTGCCGTTCGCTCAGACGAATCATTTCACGACCGTAAAACTCCAAAAAGTCAATCGCTTCGGCGGTGTCGGCATCGGCTTCCGGCCAGGATTTGCCCGCCTCGAACACCATCCAAGCAGAGAACTCATGTTTTTTCCGGCGCAAAATGGACGCCGCTTTGAACAAAATCCGGGCACGGGCTTCAGGAGAAACTTTTTTCCAAGTTTCGAACGTTTTCGCCGCCACTTGGATGGCTTGTTCCGCGTGCTCTTCCGTGCCTTTCGACGTGAATCCGACTACTTGATCCACATTGGACGGGTTGATGGAGCGGTACTTCTCTTCGGTTTTGATCCGCTCTCCGCCGATGATCAAGTCGTATTCGCGCCCCAGTTCGGATTCCACTTTAGCCAGTGCCTCTTCAAATGCGCGTCGGTTTTCTTCTTTGGAGAAATCGGTGAAGGGTTCATTGCGAAATTCGACTACCAACGAAAACGCCTCCTCTTATCCTGATTTGCCTCCCTTATTGTACCCTACCTCATAGAAAATCTTCAAATCGTTTGAATGATAAAAAGGATTGCAGATCACCCATGCTAGTGTATAATGAAAACGGTTTAAAGGTGAATGCTATGACTATTATATACAATTGACCTCGAAAAAGGAGGGATGAGGATGTCCTTCTCACGCAAAGCGGTCCTAACAATTGCTGGAAACCCTCTCGTCACGAGATTTGTTTCCAAATACGGATTGAAGCTGGGGGCATCCCGTTTTGTCGCAGGGGAAACATTGGACGAAGCGGTGGACATCGTCAAAAAGCTGAATGAAGAGGGCTTGGTCGTCACTTTGGACTTGCTGGGTGAAAGTGTGACCACCGAGGAAGAAGCCCGGCAAGCCACCGACGCCATT
This window encodes:
- the pruA gene encoding L-glutamate gamma-semialdehyde dehydrogenase, whose protein sequence is MVVEFRNEPFTDFSKEENRRAFEEALAKVESELGREYDLIIGGERIKTEEKYRSINPSNVDQVVGFTSKGTEEHAEQAIQVAAKTFETWKKVSPEARARILFKAASILRRKKHEFSAWMVFEAGKSWPEADADTAEAIDFLEFYGREMIRLSERQPLTRVPGEDNELTYIPLGVGIIIPPWNFPLAIMVGMTSSAIVAGNTVVLKPAGPTTVIAAKFMEILEEAGLPAGVVNFVPGSGPVVGEYLVKHPLARFISFTGSRDVGLRINELAAKRAKGQKWIKRVIAEMGGKDSIIVDKEADLDLAAQAIVTSAFGFSGQKCSACSRAIVHQDVYDEVLAKVTERVKNLKVAEAREFGIDMGPVIDENAYKKILEYIEIGKQEGRLVIGGGKAEGNGYFIQPTIFADVDPNARIAQEEIFGPVVAFIKAKDFDHALEIANNTEYGLTGSVISRNRANLEKAREEFHVGNLYFNRKCTGALVGVHPFGGFNMSGTDSKAGGRDYLLLFTQAKVVSELF